From a region of the Marmota flaviventris isolate mMarFla1 chromosome 13, mMarFla1.hap1, whole genome shotgun sequence genome:
- the Glipr2 gene encoding Golgi-associated plant pathogenesis-related protein 1 isoform X1 gives MGKSASKQFNNEVLKAHNEYRQKHGVPPLKLCKKLNQEAQQYSEALASTRILKHSPESSRGQCGENLAWASYDQTGKEVADRWYSEIKSYNFQQPGFTSGTGHFTAMVWKNTKKMGVGKASASDGSSFVVARYFPAGNVVNQGFFEENVLPPKK, from the exons CTTCCAAACAGTTTAATAATGAGGTCCTGAAGGCCCACAATGAGTACCGACAGAAGCATGGCGTCCCCCCACTGAAGCTCTGCAAGAAGCTCAACCAAGAGGCCCAACA GTATTCTGAGGCCCTGGCCAGCACGAGGATCCTCAAGCACAGCCCAGAATCCAGTCGAGGCCAGTGTGGGGAGAACCTTGCTTGGGCATCCTACGATCAGACAG GAAAGGAGGTGGCTGATAGATGGTACAGTGAAATCAAGAGCTACAACTTCCAGCAGCCTGGCTTCACCTCAGGAACTG GACACTTCACAGCCATGGTATGGAAGAATACAAAGAAGATGGGCGTGGGAAAGGCATCTGCAAGTGATGGGTCCTCCTTTGTGGTGGCCAGATACTTCCCAGCAGGGAATGTTGTCAACCAGGGCTTCTTTGAAGAAAATGTCCTGCCTCCAAAGAAGTAA
- the Glipr2 gene encoding Golgi-associated plant pathogenesis-related protein 1 isoform X2: MGKSASKQFNNEVLKAHNEYRQKHGVPPLKLCKKLNQEAQQTLHSHGMEEYKEDGRGKGICK; encoded by the exons CTTCCAAACAGTTTAATAATGAGGTCCTGAAGGCCCACAATGAGTACCGACAGAAGCATGGCGTCCCCCCACTGAAGCTCTGCAAGAAGCTCAACCAAGAGGCCCAACA GACACTTCACAGCCATGGTATGGAAGAATACAAAGAAGATGGGCGTGGGAAAGGCATCTGCAAGTGA
- the Ccin gene encoding calicin: MKLEFTEKNYNSFVLQNLNKQRKRKEYWNMALTVDHHVFFAHRNVLAAVSPSVKSLISSNDMKTTDELFITIDPNYLSPATVDQLLDYFYSGKVVISEQNVEELLRGAQYFNTPRLRIHCNDFLIKSIRRANCLRYLFLAELFELKEVSDLAYSGIRDNFHYWASPEGSMNFMRCPPVIFGRLLRDENLHVLNEDQALSALVNWVYFRKEEREKYFKKFFNYINLNAVSNKTLMFASKKLMGMENSSAHVTLIESVLMDRKQERPCSLLSYQRKGALLDSVVILGGQKAHGKFNDGVFAYIIQENLWLKLSEMPYRAAALSATSAGRYIYISGGTTEQISGLKTAWRYDMDDNSWTKLPDLPIGLVFHTMVTCGGTVYSVGGSIAPRRYVSNIYRYDERKECWCLAGKMSIPMDGTAVITKGDRNLYIVTGRCLVKGYISRVGVVDCFDTTTGDVVQCITFPIEFNHRPLLSFPQDNILCVHSHRQSVEINLQKIKANKTTTSVPLLPNNCPLDVSHAICSIGDNKVFVCGGVTTASDVQTKDYTINPNAYLLDQKTGEWKTLASPPEALDCPACCLAKLPCKILQRI, encoded by the coding sequence ATGAAATTGGAATTCACAGAGAAAAACTACAACAGCTTTGTGCTGCAGAACCTGAACAAACAAAGGAAACGCAAAGAGTACTGGAACATGGCCCTCACCGTGGACCACCATGTCTTCTTTGCACATCGGAATGTACTGGCAGCTGTCTCTCCATCGGTGAAAAGCCTCATCTCCAGCAATGACATGAAAACCACCGATGAACTCTTCATCACCATTGACCCCAACTACCTGAGTCCAGCCACAGTGGACCAGCTCCTGGACTACTTCTACAGTGGCAAGGTGGTGATCTCAGAACAGAACGTGGAGGAACTGCTCCGGGGAGCCCAGTATTTCAACACACCACGCCTTCGGATCCACTGCAATGACTTCCTTATTAAGTCTATCCGCCGTGCCAATTGCTTGCGCTACCTCTTCTTAGCTGAGTTGTTTGAGCTCAAAGAGGTATCAGACTTGGCCTACTCTGGCATTCGTGACAACTTCCACTACTGGGCCAGTCCTGAGGGCTCCATGAACTTCATGCGCTGCCCGCCTGTCATCTTTGGCCGCCTACTCCGTGATGAAAACCTTCATGTGCTCAATGAGGACCAGGCTCTCAGTGCACTTGTCAATTGGGTGTACTTCCGGAAAGAGGAGCGGGAGAAATATTTCAAGAAGTTCTTCAATTATATCAATCTCAATGCTGTCTCCAACAAGACACTGATGTTTGCCAGCAAGAAGCTGATGGGCATGGAGAACAGCTCAGCCCATGTGACCCTGATTGAGAGTGTACTGATGGATCGAAAGCAGGAGCGGCCATGCAGCCTGCTGAGCTACCAGCGGAAAGGGGCCCTGCTTGATTCTGTGGTCATCCTTGGTGGTCAGAAGGCCCATGGCAAGTTCAATGATGGAGTGTTTGCCTATATCATCCAGGAGAACCTGTGGTTGAAGCTCTCAGAGATGCCCTACCGGGCAGCAGCACTAAGTGCCACTTCTGCTGGTCGCTATATCTACATCTCTGGTGGCACCACTGAGCAGATTTCAGGGCTGAAGACAGCCTGGCGGTATGACATGGATGACAACTCCTGGACCAAGTTGCCTGATTTGCCCATTGGGCTTGTCTTTCATACCATGGTGACCTGTGGGGGGACAGTATACTCAGTGGGTGGAAGCATTGCTCCAAGGCGGTACGTCTCCAACATCTATCGTTATGATGAGCGCAAGGAATGTTGGTGCCTGGCAGGGAAAATGAGCATCCCTATGGATGGCACAGCTGTGATTACCAAGGGTGACCGGAACCTGTACATTGTCACTGGGCGGTGCTTGGTGAAAGGCTACATCTCCCGGGTTGGCGTAGTAGATTGCTTTGACACCACCACTGGGGACGTGGTTCAGTGTATTACCTTCCCCATTGAGTTCAACCACCGGCCTCTGCTCTCTTTCCCTCAGGACAATATCCTTTGTGTGCACAGCCACCGGCAGAGTGTAGAAATCAACCTGCAGAAGATAAAGGCCAACAAGACGACCACCTCGGTGCCTCTCTTGCCCAACAACTGTCCCTTGGATGTGTCCCATGCTATATGCTCCATTGGAGACAACAAGGTGTTTGTATGTGGGGGTGTCACCACAGCCAGTGATGTCCAGACAAAGGACTACACCATCAATCCAAACGCATATTTGCTGGACCAAAAGACAGGCGAGTGGAAGACCCTGGCCTCACCACCAGAAGCACTGGACTGTCCCGCCTGCTGTCTAGCCAAACTACCTTGCAAGATTCTTCAAAGGATTTAA